The following proteins come from a genomic window of Gossypium raimondii isolate GPD5lz chromosome 5, ASM2569854v1, whole genome shotgun sequence:
- the LOC105768787 gene encoding xyloglucan endotransglucosylase protein 1, giving the protein MGNLRVSSMLLLSLMAAASANNFHQDVEITWGGGHARILGRGNLLRLTMDKTAGGAGFKSNRDYLFGRFNMQMKLIAGNSAGTVTTFYLSSEGPSHDEIDLEFLGNKSGSPYTLHTNVFTQGQGGREEGFHLWFDPTKHFHTYSIVWNPKNIIILVDSIPIRVFNNEESIGVPYPNNQRMKLYASLWDADDWATRGGRVKTDWSKAPFVAYYRNFVAKSDWEMQGLSARGKKLLSWVRKRCRIYYYCNDERHGRGSRHPPPPECKA; this is encoded by the exons ATGGGAAACTTGAGAGTTTCATCAATGCTTTTGCTTTCTCTCATGGCTGCTGCTTCCGCCAATAATTTCCATCAAGATGTGGAGATAACATGGGGCGGCGGCCATGCTCGAATACTTGGTCGAGGTAATCTTCTGAGGCTCACGATGGATAAAACTGCTGGAGGCGCCGGTTTCAAGTCCAACAGAGACTACCTCTTCGGAAGGTTCAACATGCAAATGAAGCTCATTGCTGGTAACTCAGCTGGCACTGTTACCACCTTCTAC CTATCTTCAGAAGGACCATCTCACGATGAAATCGACCTAGAGTTCTTGGGCAACAAAAGTGGCTCTCCTTACACTCTTCACACTAACGTGTTCACCCAAGGACAAGGGGGAAGAGAGGAAGGGTTCCACCTCTGGTTCGACCCAACAAAGCATTTTCACACCTATTCCATTGTATGGAACCCCAAAAACATCAT AATCTTGGTAGATAGCATCCCGATAAGGGTGTTCAACAATGAAGAGTCGATTGGAGTTCCGTACCCCAATAACCAGCGGATGAAGTTGTACGCCAGTTTGTGGGATGCGGATGATTGGGCGACGAGAGGTGGGAGGGTGAAAACAGATTGGTCCAAGGCTCCTTTCGTTGCTTATTACAGAAACTTCGTCGCTAAAAGCGATTGGGAAATGCAAGGGCTTAGTGCTCGAGGCAAAAAGCTACTGAGCTGGGTTCGAAAACGATGCAGAATTTACTACTATTGCAACGATGAGCGTCATGGACGTGGTAGTCGTCACCCACCACCACCAGAGTGTAAGGCATAG
- the LOC105769540 gene encoding uncharacterized protein LOC105769540 yields MPSGSKKRKAAKKKKEQATNNTNSSTNNNPHGNGDQRSQDERESDGGDVGSPASQGDPNHQHPFNQREEEGKRGASPVQSHVTEDKSVEEANRDAESSEILRSDDVFAVKVEDESGPKEDLETTLVAIRHIKHEKSSSSSSSRSSSDDESQVTQKNSKEEAYNFVSEATAYGNEDKLATVTSEEVLKLVENEAVGNVDSNSAVETANVDNLVKSGLYVPEELDHAAEVSANKSVSVVVEPGLKESEEKLLPSSNGVSQVELGENEGKNVSSSATSTAESSTVVENPQHLESHDHSEKQPLVASTPPVVQRTSLFSCCGLLDVLTGSGR; encoded by the exons ATGCCATCAGGTTCTAAGAAGAGAAAAGCGGCTAAGAAAAAGAAGGAACAAGCAACCAACAACACCAATTCATCAACTAACAACAACCCACATG GAAATGGGGATCAAAGAAGCCAAGATGAAAGAGAAAGTGACGGTGGCGATGTTGGTTCCCCCGCATCTCAAGGCGACCCCAATCACCAGCATCCATTCAATCAGAgggaagaagaaggaaaaagaggGGCTTCACCTGTTCAATCGCATGTAACTGAGGACAAGTCTGTGGAAGAAGCCAATAGAGATGCAGAAAGCTCTGAGATATTGAGATCGGATGATGTTTTTGCTGTTAAAGTTGAAGATGAGTCGGGACCTAAGGAGGATCTTGAGACCACGCTTGTCGCCATTCGGCACATTAAGCATGAGAAGAGCTCTAGTAGCAGCAGTAGCAGGAGCAGTTCAGATGATGAATCTCAAGTCACTCAGAAGAATTCTAAGGAAGAAGCCTATAATTTTGTTTCTGAAGCGACTGCATATGGCAATGAGGATAAGCTGGCTACTGTTACATCTGAAGAAGTCCTGAAGTTGGTTGAGAATGAAGCAGTCGGAAATGTTGATAGTAATTCTGCAGTTGAAACTGCTAACGTTGACAATTTGGTAAAAAGTGGGTTATATGTGCCAGAGGAACTGGATCATGCTGCAGAAGTTTCTGCAAACAAATCAGTGTCTGTTGTAGTTGAACCAGGGTTGAAGGAAAGTGAAGAGAAATTATTGCCTTCTTCAAATGGTGTCTCTCAGGTTGAGTTgggagaaaatgaaggaaaaaatgtATCATCCTCTGCTACTTCTACTGCTGAAAGTAGTACTGTGGTGGAAAATCCCCAACATCTTGAGTCCCATGATCATTCTGAAAAGCAG CCTCTTGTTGCTTCGACTCCACCAGTGGTGCAAAGAACCTCGTTGTTCAGTTGCTGCGGATTGCTTGATGTTCTTACTGGTTCTGGGAGATAA